From the genome of Hydrogenobacter hydrogenophilus:
AAGGGTAGGCAAAGAAGATAAGGACTACATAATAGTGAACATGATATCCGGGGATAAAGCAAGCTCCCTTATACTCAAGATGGTAGGAGATAGCTTAGTTCCTGTAAAAACAGACATACCTTACATAATGGGCGTACTAGACAAGAGCAAACCAAAGGAAACCTTTGTAGGTCAAAGCTTTGATTTTGACAACAAATTCGGTAAAGTGGTAAGGCTCTCTTTTGAAGGGGATAACTTAAAAGAGGTAGGCATTTATTCCGTTCCAAGGGGCTTCAGAATTGACAGTGCTTTTTACTACAAAAACTATCTGGTGTTTACAGATGGTTCTGGAAGGGTAAGGGTGTTTGACGGTTCTAACGAAGTGTTCTCTTCTGACGAAAGCTTTGGTGGCTCTTACTCTTATGTGGAAGTAGCGGTTGGATCTGCAGGTAAGATAAATTACATTTTTAATCCAAGGGGTGCTGTAGGAGATATCTTGGGTTTTAAGGTAGCTTATGTGGTAAAAAACTCTGCAGGAATAGTCCAGAGATTTCTTGACATAGTCAAATACTCAAGGGGTGATATATTCATTCTTGACGAGGAGAGAAAGGATATCATTAACTTCAAACAGCTTGTAGGTGGTAATTTGGAGGAAGCTATACAGTCAGTGATATTTACAAAGGATGGAAGGCTTCTTGTGCTTACTGGAAGGACAGGAACTATTCCCATACAGAACAAAGGAGAGCTTTACGAGATTGAGATAAGGGCTTTATGACGAAACTTTTTCCTGCACAAGAACTTTAAACCTGTCTCCCATACTCACAAGCATAGTTTTAAGTCTGGAAAGCCTCTCTATGTCTTCTGAATCTTGGGATAAGCTTAACCTTTCAAGCTCTTCAAGAAAAGAAGGAGAGGATATGAGAAAATCTCTTAGGTTATTAAGGTATACGGTTTTGAGTCCTACCTCTTTACCGTATTCCACTACCGCTGAGAAGTTAACCATGACTGTGATATCAAAGGGAGGTGCTTCTTTCACAATGTCCTTTACCACCTTGTGGGACTTATAACCTACTACTGTACCTTCCACATACCTGTGCATCTCATTAGATGTATAACCGTAATCTATGAGTAGATGATAACCCTTAAGAAGGTGTTGGGAGATAGCTTTTAAAAAATCCAAACACTCAAGACAAACCTCAATCACATGATTTTTGTCTTTGTAGTTCATGCGTTCCAAAAAAAGGCTTATTCTCTCATCACTTATTGGTCCCCACAGCTCTTTACCATTATCTACATATAGCTCTTTACCATCTTTTACTACATGAACGGGAAGGCAATCAAAGAACTCGTTGGAAAATATAACCCCTTCCAGAGGTATAAGCTCGCATGTCCAAAAGACTTTACCTTCAAATTCTTTGAGTCTCTCTTTTTGAAGAGCCAGAAGGTAAGGGCTACTTTCGTATATGTAGTAGGTAAGATGAGGATAAATGTTTGGGTACTTACTTTTGAAGGTGCTAAGAATGTCGTAAGCCAAGCTTCCATTCCCTCCACCTAACTCTAAGAGCGCGGGAGAGCTCATGTCATGTATAAGTTGATAAAGATGGTCAGAGAGTGCCATGCCAAAAGCCCTATCCAATTCGGGTGCGGTGAAGAAATCCCTCCCTATTTTTGTGCTTGAATAGTATTCTTTGACACGCTCTTTCATAAAGTCTTTAAAGCTTTTCATCCGGGTGGCCAGCTCATCTGTCTTCCACCTATGAGGTGAAGGTGAAGGTGAAAGACACTCTGCCCTGCATCTTTTCCTACATTAAAGACAAGCCTGTAGCCTCTATTTAGGTTTTCATCTGGTGCAATTCCGAGCTTTTCAGCTATAATCCTAGCAGTGTATAACATGTGTCCTACAACTTTCTCATCTTCTTCTTGCATTTCTTGAATGCCAAGTATGTGCTTTTTGGGAA
Proteins encoded in this window:
- a CDS encoding SAM-dependent methyltransferase; this encodes MKSFKDFMKERVKEYYSSTKIGRDFFTAPELDRAFGMALSDHLYQLIHDMSSPALLELGGGNGSLAYDILSTFKSKYPNIYPHLTYYIYESSPYLLALQKERLKEFEGKVFWTCELIPLEGVIFSNEFFDCLPVHVVKDGKELYVDNGKELWGPISDERISLFLERMNYKDKNHVIEVCLECLDFLKAISQHLLKGYHLLIDYGYTSNEMHRYVEGTVVGYKSHKVVKDIVKEAPPFDITVMVNFSAVVEYGKEVGLKTVYLNNLRDFLISSPSFLEELERLSLSQDSEDIERLSRLKTMLVSMGDRFKVLVQEKVSS
- a CDS encoding histidine triad nucleotide-binding protein — encoded protein: MVMKDCIFCKIVSKEVPSKGVYEDDMVYAFHDINPVAPIHILIVPKKHILGIQEMQEEDEKVVGHMLYTARIIAEKLGIAPDENLNRGYRLVFNVGKDAGQSVFHLHLHLIGGRQMSWPPG